CTTAAAAGCTTCAGCCCATGATGGTCCATGGGTGGGTGCAGAGTACCGGGAAGGATGGATGAGAAAGAGATGTCGTGAAATACATGTCAAGCCCCTTTAGGACCCTAGCTAGAACCAAGCCAGGGGTCGTGCCATTGTGGGAGCACATGGTGTGGCCTCGGACTTTTGGTCCCTATTTTTCTTCCATTCAATTGCTTTTATTCTTTCGCGGTCCATATATATGTACgtacaattaattaatataagcaTTCATGATCCATCTTTACCTTATTACAAGTTAAGTTTCTTTAATATGCCCAATTTCTTAACTTTTTCCATTGGTTCATTGAGCttactttaaaatttacatCCAAACACGGAATAAAAATACTAAAAGCTCCATATCAAACATGTCTCTTTTTGATTAATTtctataattagtttttgtcCAAATTAAAGATATGATTCCATGTGACACAACTATTCCTTTGTAACTGCTATCTACTACATGTGCTCCAAAAAGTGTGGAAAAGGCGCATGCTGCTCAACGATTGTTCTCAAAAGTAAATTCACCAAGCAGGAGATAAGATATCATGGTTGTCCTGAAAAGGCGCCACTGTGTATACCCTTTTATACACAGTAACTTAACAGGTAAATGTATAAAAGAGCAAATCCCATAAAAGTACAGtaattcttttatttaaattttctaAAGAAGGAAACCTATTTAGACTTGTCTATTTAAACTAAGCGTATGTCCGCACGATACAACGGCAATGACGGTAGCGGCGACTGTGTGGTTTTGGTGCTAGCGACAGGTGATGACGATAGCGATGATGGCAGGGTAAaagttttttatgtaaaaaatgatatatacaattatatattcaACCTAGACAACTTGTACACATTAAATATTCTGGACCATATGCGattatattttgtatagttAAATCAAATGTTTCTTCTGTATGCATATATCCTTCATTTCACTATGTTAAGATATGGCCAAGAAATTAGTTTAGTGGCACTATTCCACCCACCCTACATTGACACATCTCAAGAGTTTATTTTCTCTGTTTTGACCCAAACTTATTTGAAAACGGTTCTTTCATGATTTTCACTATGTTAGGTTCAACTTTAATTATGTATTAGTATTTTACTCTTGAAATTGCTAATTACATACGtttcatatattaatatgaaaTAGGGGAAGTAAGTCAGTAACAAAAGGGTTGCTCGATCAAAGTAAAAGGTGGTTTTATTCTTGTAGTTGGTGAAAGACAAAAGACATTTTGGAAGAGTCCATTGATTTCATCTTTTACCCACCACCAAAACTTGTAGTGGAATCCTTCTCATGGCTTGTTCATCCTACCCACATATGAATATTTTCATGAACAAATGTGTGAATATTCTTTTATCTTTCTATAATATATGTTCTTGCTTTCCCTTTTTCGGTTTAACGATGTTAGAATTAGTAAGTCCTGAGTTATGGTCTAGACCTTCTAGATCATTAACGTGTTCTTAATGAGTAAACCATCTTTTACGAATTCTTTTTCTCCCTTTTTGTTTATAatgataaaaagttaaaaagaacataaaagaGTGATAAACGTTAAATAAAATGTCAAGGTATTATGCAACCCATGTATTTTTGagattaattaaaataacaaagataaaaaaaaaaaaatagatatgataaataaaataaaataaaataaaattatatgtataaaatgtattttcgagttaaaaagaaaatgaaagaaatgaaAGGAAAGTAAGAAGTTAATTACATTCTTgcgtaaaaaataaaaatatatatataactttacaATTACGTCATTTCTCTTATTCTTTAATCGTAAGTTTTTACATGAACAAATAACTAAATTCTTAAAAACCGTGCAGTTTTACTTAcaaactagctaattaactcgggttcaacccggacttattaataaaaatttagaatatttagtTACGTCGATATCTAAGAACTATGAGATAGTTTAACCATACTCATAATTCCGGAATAATATaccttatatatttaatatatataattagcttattaaaCTGCATAATATGCGGATAATTTAAAATCTATTatgataaaactattttgataatgagaatttaaaaaaccatgtataaaatattagagttttcaaaataaaataaaaacttattttttttataaaaaaagacatcataaagaacaaaaataaaaatgaaataaacttaaaaatgaaaaatgcttataatatcataagtaaattaaacaaaaaaacttaactttaaaaacaatttgaaGCTGCCAAGTaagctatttttataaaatgatgatgtcataacaattgtcttttatttaatatacccAAGCTGATTGATAGTATTTAGACGAAAAGAGACGGTGATGCTATTTTTAGCCgtttaagaaaaacaaattagatAGTTACATTTTAAATTGCATTGGACTTAGgcttaaaaagaaataaatcataaatcatttaattagaaaatgatttaaattttaaataggatgatgtcataaataaaaaaattaaaaaaaaataattgatataaataagtctaataataacaaataagcattatttaaaaaataatgatgtaataagaatcttattttatttatataagagatatgcCATAATTTGATGAAAAAGTTTAGATCCAAAACATGTTCTATCAATTCTCAAAACAACCCAAGAATCAGATTTGACCCTTTTAGGCCTTACCTAACTATTGTCACATCACTTTTTTCTCatttaatattcaaaaaaatatcattaCCAACCATACTTTTTCATTCTCGTATCTTTCTCACTTTTTccttgtataaaaaaaaacaaacatgttttctactttttttttttttcttttttgattggtcaaataATTATGGTACACCCCTTTTTCACGTTTTCTTCACGAGAATTGCACACCCCCAGAAACTCAAGAAACCGTGAGAAGACATTACATTGGGAAAAGCCTTAATGGCATATCAAGCACTCAAGTGACTAAAACACTATTTTAAACTGATTCAtcatgtattaaaaaaaaaaatgattcgGTTTATAAATTAAACGTTATATTCAAATTATTGAATTACATACTAGTTTGTCTATCTCAAATATTTTTCTAGAAACATTGCTTTTGAAAAACTTCTTCATAAGAAAGGAACGTTCAAGCTAGGAAATTAACTTAAAAAGTTAGCATCATTCTAGATTTCTAGGTAatattataagtttattattGCAAGGCCCATGTTGATATTGTTACGCCGTTGGGCTATGGTTACAGTTACACACACACGTACGTACATATACAAACGGGCTATTGTAAAACCGGAAGTTCTATTCATTCTGACCCAATACTCACCTACTGAGCCCATTTCTACATATCCATAAGAGGCCCAACACCATACATTCTCATCTTCTCTTACATAATTACATTTCCTACATCAATCTAGTAAGTACTCGAAATAACTTGCTGGCAAGATTTTGCAAAAtcagaaaaaatgaaaaaaaaattaaaataatggtgcgtttagttgtggaaaatgttttctaatATCTCATTtctagtttttataaaatgaaatgtccatctttagaaaaaaaatgaaaattttgtaaaCACATTCAAAACTAGAAAATGTAAAACAATTTgatgttttaaaaaatgaaaaatggaaaaCGATAAAAAAGcgttttttaattttccatAGACTAGTGAAAAACAGTATGgaaaaaacatttttgtaaaACTATGATTTAAacgtattttttattttacatatttttttggaaaacaaaaatagaaaacacgGAATGTTTCCCccaactaaacgcaccctaatTTATTGGGCTTTGGCCATAGTTGTAATCTCATGATTCGGTCACATAAGTTAAGAAATCGTTTAGGAACAACCATAATACCCGTGTAATACAATTAGGAAAATGGACAACATGATGACTAGGGTGGTAAGGGCGAGGGTTATGGAGGCATGGACATAGGAGaagaattaatataatataatttgaagaattttaaaatttggaaaacaaaaaataaaagtggaacaaaaagtaatttttagtttcttattaaaaaaaaagacaaaaacggtatttttttttttgtctttttggaataaaaaaattcaaaaagtatTATTcgatcacattttttttttttttatgttttcataagaaacaaattaaaaacaatttgtttttttccCAACTAAACCTGCTTAATTCAAAAAGGATGGAGGCTTGATCCTTATTAAGCAATGCACACCTCTcaggtaaataaataaattaaggggtttgctaaatatagCCTTTAGagttgtgtttaaggtgcataaattatttgtacatttaccatgaaaataaggggacggacttttaatatgaaaggtacaagtttttttatgcacattaaattAAGAGTTGTATATAACATTTCCCATAAAATAATTATCTGGTAGctccaacaatatatatgataccatatatatgatatttgattATACAAAACATCCAAAATCCACAACGACACTAACATTTAAATCACAATGGATTATTAATTACAACTAgtaaataatcaaaattttaaagatgTTAAAGTACACTTAATGATCACACAAACATATTcgttagtttatatattttaaagtgAATTCATGAAGACAATTTGTCGTCAATTTGAAAATTTGTCCCTCCTTGTACAACACACAACTAACGTATTCACATAGGATTCTTTATATTCCCACAAATTTTCTCCCAAATCAATGGTAAGATATATTCAATCTATTAAATTTGTATTTGatattatatgttatattatattgtattattGTTTTGTGATTatggtttcaactttcaagttgaTAAAGTGAAAATATGATCTTGTAAGAATGCATATGGCAAATCACATACATTGTTGTGCTGTAAAATCCAAAAATGGGCATCTAAACTCTAACGGCATATATGAAAgctaatcttttttttttaaattaactaatataGATTATAAACGTACTAATCTTTTTTTAGAAAGTTAATGTTCGTTCcaaatatagataaattttGAGCTTCAAGTGTCTCTACAAAACACGCTCCTAGGTAATAAAAGATTCTGGTTTCCTTCAAAGCTTAACATATTACTCACATTTTGTCATGTTCTAAAGTGGTCAAACAAATCAATATCAAATGATCAAAAAAGTCGTATCAAATCCCAAAATTATAAAGAAAGCATACACAGTAAAAGCCCCTTTCAAATTCAATCATAGACCCCGAAAAACATGATACTTTATGTCCCaagaataattaattattacattgctttttaaatttaatcatttaattatgcAACACTAATTAACACCAGAAAAATTGAATGTCCCAGAATACATTTGCACAAAAAACTTCTCCATAATGTCACGATAAACGGGACAAGTTAATCGAGAATAGTAATGAAGAACTTCTTCGATATCATGAACAAGATCGACGTTAGCTGCCTCCATCGTCTCTAACTCCTTTAACTTTCTTGTAACCAAACACTTTGATGAACCTTTTATTTCATCGTTTCCATCATGATGTATATTAGTGATCGCTTTCGGTCTTTTGCTATCAACTATATAGTTGCTCATGGTTTTACGGTGGTCGGTTGTCATTATTTCGGGTTCCCTATAGCTGTGGGTGAAATGGTTTGTGTTAACACCGCGACTACCGGTGCATGAGAAGGGGTTGCATGGTGGGGTTTTGGGTAGCCTTTGGTAGCCCTTTGGAAAATACAATTTGAAGTTTTCTAGTGTCCTTTTAAAGAACATTTTGGTGTTGGAATATGTGATTCTAAGAAGCATTTTTGGTAAGTTTGTGTATGCGTTTATCTGTGTGTTTAGTACGTAGTGAATGAGATAGATTGGAAGAGATGTGTGTAGGCCGGCCGGTTATGTTTATAAGTAATGAGAAGTTTCAAGTGAGAGATTTTGGTTTAAGTAGGTGTTTGGTTAGTTAATTAACTTGCATGTGGTTTAATATGAGTTGGAATCTCAAATTTTTGATGTTGTTTGGTCTCTTTCTATATATCGCGTATTCacatatggatatatatattattatattatatagggttatttactgaaattgTACCtagactatccaccatattactaaTTTCATACTTATAACTTTAAGATTattctcatcataccccaacttatcaattctccacacggacgatacctgacctgacgagcgtcagtttggccgttatgttggggtatgactacggtAAATTTTAAagctttaggtatgaaaccaataatatagtggatagtccaggtgTCTATGTaaataaccattattattattattattattattattattattattattattattaattttattaatttattattaattgatgttttattattattattattattattattattattattattattatagttgttgttgttgttgttgttttagttacacaaagtattatttaggaataaataattttaaaaagtacattgatattttttgtaaatatttacttttattttataaaagaatactttatttttataaaaatattgtaaatatttagtttttttattaaaaactattaatcaatcaaattatagatccatgatgatgttatttatttcatatttatttattttttatttaaaaaaagtaagtaaatcggaagcagtacattaatttcatgaaagcattgataaatgaacgtgaagtcttgaatggataccaccacatggagttgattaaatctgttttgaactgattcaaaccttacataatagttgtacaggtactaatgcaatacaagaaattatgatattCTTTCCGGTTCAGccctttaaaaaagaagattgaaaaatattttttataaaaataaaaactttgtactaaaaatgatcttttataaaagaaaatattattttattaaaaaataaattttataaataatagtttttgaaatattaatagtttttaataaaaaactaaatatttacaataatttttttataaaaataaagtattcttttataaaataaatataaatatttacaaaaaaaatatcaatgtactttgtgtaattaaaaaaaaaacaacaacaacaaccataataataataataataataataataataataataataataataataataacaacaataataattataataataattacataaatgatatcttgactatccactatattattggtttcatacctaaaactttaaaatttacggtagtcataccccaacttaacgacCAAACTGACATCCGTcaagtcaggtatcgtccgagtgaaaaattgataagttggggtatgatgagagtaattttaaagttataggtatgaaactagtaatatggtggatagtccaggtaccattttagtaaataaccctattatatattatatttgtaactACAACTTAGATCTGtttatttgtaaatatataatttaaatgttCTTATGTTGTTTTCAATTCAAATGCTTTTTACATAAAGAAATGCCATGCTTTATAGTTTatactaaatataaataaatgtataagtTATATAGCTGACTCAACAAGCCATTAACGTATAACTCGTCAGTTGCATATTTAAGTCGGTAAacttcttttacatcaataacttacactactcGTTGTCGCAAAGTACCAGTCGCCACCACCTCTACCTCTCACCGCTATCATCTCGTTGTCGCTACCACCCTTGCCAGCACATCGTCCGTAATCGTCTAGTCTTATACAAAACTAAAAGAGTTGAGATAAAAGGTATCTTAATTTAAAGTCGCTAAAGATTTATCTTCTATGACCTTAATTATTTTCGTTTGTAGAGGTGTGGTCGTGTAGAAATAAAAACTGGTTTTTGAAAACAAAGAATTGACAAAATCTTTTGTGacttttatcttatttttttataattttttttacataaggtacaattataaataaataagttaaaaatatGTTGGGAATCTAGTGTATAGGATAATTTATATGCAAACTTCAAACCG
The sequence above is drawn from the Erigeron canadensis isolate Cc75 chromosome 4, C_canadensis_v1, whole genome shotgun sequence genome and encodes:
- the LOC122597547 gene encoding uncharacterized protein LOC122597547, with translation MLLRITYSNTKMFFKRTLENFKLYFPKGYQRLPKTPPCNPFSCTGSRGVNTNHFTHSYREPEIMTTDHRKTMSNYIVDSKRPKAITNIHHDGNDEIKGSSKCLVTRKLKELETMEAANVDLVHDIEEVLHYYSRLTCPVYRDIMEKFFVQMYSGTFNFSGVN